CGTATTGTTTCCGCCGTGGTGGATGACGATGTCGGCCTGAGAGATTACTGACTGCTGCGGGAACCAGCTATCGATTTCGACGTTGTCAGGAATTCGGTCCTCATTGTATTCATCGATGTACTCGCCGACGTTCACAAGGAAACGGTACGGCTGTGTTCCGAAGAAGTCGATAAGCCGATTCATCAATTCTGTATCACCCGCACCAAGGCTTCCGTAGCTTAGGTACACCAGCGGGTCGTCCTCGTTGCCGATCGACGGCACCTCGTAGGTCTCGCTCTCCTCTCGAAGACAGCCGTTGAGGTACTGGAACCGATCCGGATCGAGTTCGTTCCAGCGGTCCCAGCGCAGTCGTTCGGGGTACTTGAGCAAGTTGAGATACGGCGAGGGCTCGAGGAACAGTCCTCGCGGATACGGATCCTCGCCGTGTTCTCTGAGGAAATCGTTAAAATCATCGTGTACCGGTGCGATCAGTTCCTTGTATCGGCGTTCAAACTCGTGGTGACTCTCCATATCGTCCGCCCGACAGCCCGACAGGTACGGCGGGATGTTAGAATCGGGTATTTCATTCTCTGAGCAGGAGACGATTCGGACCCAGGGAACGCCGTACTGTTTGATAGCTGGGAACAGAACGACGTTGTCGACGCAGATCAGATCCGGATCAACCTCCTCCAACACGTCCGGTAGTTCCTTCTGGGCCCACTTTGCGGTCTCAACGATGGCATCCCAGCACTCGGTAATATAGTTGTCAAGCTGGTCGTAGGGTTCCTTGTCGAAGTTCGGGATGTGCTTATTAATGAAGTCATCCCAGTACTTCGCTTTCTCGTCGGCAGTCAGAGATGGGTTTGCCATATTGACCTCATAGGTCTCGAACCCGTGGTTTTCGAACACTTCTGCCATCGGTGGGTCGGTGAGGAAGACGGGCTCGTGACCGAGCTCTCG
Above is a genomic segment from Natronorubrum aibiense containing:
- a CDS encoding glycosyltransferase, whose product is MSDGKTIAFFPEAAYGPALNSVGIAQECRELGHEPVFLTDPPMAEVFENHGFETYEVNMANPSLTADEKAKYWDDFINKHIPNFDKEPYDQLDNYITECWDAIVETAKWAQKELPDVLEEVDPDLICVDNVVLFPAIKQYGVPWVRIVSCSENEIPDSNIPPYLSGCRADDMESHHEFERRYKELIAPVHDDFNDFLREHGEDPYPRGLFLEPSPYLNLLKYPERLRWDRWNELDPDRFQYLNGCLREESETYEVPSIGNEDDPLVYLSYGSLGAGDTELMNRLIDFFGTQPYRFLVNVGEYIDEYNEDRIPDNVEIDSWFPQQSVISQADIVIHHGGNNTFNECLYYGKPAIVMPYVWDGQDNATRLDETNHGIKLHRSNWTADEFADALETCLTDEEIQANVATTAADMQENSGTKKAATLLDDLLESHA